A stretch of the Mycobacterium shigaense genome encodes the following:
- a CDS encoding DsbA family oxidoreductase has protein sequence MSVSVDFHFDPMCPFAYQTSLWIRDVRVQLGIDINWRFFSLEEVNRVEGKKHPWERDWSYGWSLMRIGALLSRSEMALLDRWYAAIGRELHSLGGKPHDPAVARRLLGEIGADEAILDAALADPTTHDEVRADHQRVLDAGGYGVPTLFIDGQCLFGPVLVDPPTGPDALRLWDVVTGMASLPHVYELQRPKSAADAELIGRSLRPYLGGRDWVSINRGEVLDVERLVGGGG, from the coding sequence ATGAGCGTGAGCGTGGATTTTCATTTCGATCCAATGTGCCCCTTCGCCTATCAGACATCGCTGTGGATCCGAGATGTGCGCGTGCAGTTGGGGATTGACATCAACTGGCGGTTCTTCAGCTTGGAGGAGGTCAATCGCGTCGAGGGCAAGAAGCATCCGTGGGAGCGGGATTGGTCCTATGGATGGTCGTTGATGCGGATCGGCGCGCTGCTGAGCCGGTCGGAAATGGCGTTGTTGGATCGATGGTATGCCGCGATCGGCCGCGAGCTGCACTCGCTGGGTGGCAAACCGCACGATCCGGCCGTCGCGCGCCGGCTGTTGGGTGAGATCGGCGCCGACGAGGCGATTCTCGATGCGGCACTGGCCGATCCGACGACGCACGACGAGGTGCGCGCCGATCATCAGCGCGTGCTCGACGCGGGCGGGTACGGCGTGCCCACGCTGTTCATCGACGGACAATGCCTGTTCGGGCCGGTGTTGGTGGACCCGCCGACGGGGCCGGATGCCCTGCGGTTGTGGGATGTCGTGACCGGCATGGCCTCGTTGCCGCACGTGTACGAGCTGCAGCGGCCGAAGTCCGCCGCCGACGCTGAGCTGATCGGCCGGAGTCTGCGCCCCTATCTCGGCGGCCGCGACTGGGTCAGCATCAACCGTGGTGAGGTCCTCGACGTCGAGCGGCTCGTCGGTGGAGGCGGTTGA
- a CDS encoding protease inhibitor I42 family protein — protein sequence MKIRVLVTIAMLLSSTLMGCHFASRNPPTSRTLQVSMDEVSKQRSITQNVTLAVGNTLKVQLGSNYSTPYRWAAETKISDKSVMRQASHQYVAPSTDALGAPGSEVWTFDALKSGTTTISTSYSSFVGKNPAPVCQYSVVVTVQ from the coding sequence GTGAAGATCAGAGTGTTGGTGACCATCGCGATGCTCCTCTCGTCGACGTTGATGGGATGCCACTTCGCGTCGAGGAACCCGCCGACGTCGCGGACGCTGCAGGTCTCCATGGACGAGGTCTCGAAGCAGAGGTCGATCACGCAGAACGTCACGCTGGCGGTCGGCAACACGCTCAAGGTGCAGCTGGGCTCGAACTACAGCACGCCCTACCGCTGGGCGGCCGAGACGAAAATCAGCGACAAGAGCGTCATGCGGCAAGCCAGTCACCAGTACGTCGCGCCGAGCACCGACGCGCTGGGGGCGCCCGGCAGCGAGGTCTGGACGTTCGACGCGCTGAAGTCCGGGACGACGACGATCTCGACCAGCTACTCCAGCTTCGTCGGCAAGAACCCGGCGCCGGTGTGCCAGTACTCGGTGGTCGTGACGGTGCAGTAA
- a CDS encoding Na+/H+ antiporter: MFGLELIVALVSAVIVGTVLGRRYRVGPPLLLIVLGALLGLVPAFGHVHINGEIVLLLFLPAILYWEGLNTSIREIRANLRIIILLSVLLVIATAVAVSWTARALGMEPHAAAVLDAVLSPTDAAAVAGLAKRLPRRSLTVLRAESLINDGTALVLFVVTVHVAIGGAQITPPDLVLRFILSYGGGILAGLLVGGLATLIRKRIDAPQEEGAISLLTPFAAFLIAQALDCSGVVAVLTSALVLTYSGPLVIRARSRLLSYGFWDMATFLINGSLWVFVGVQIPGAVRGTAGVDGGIRHAVFIALTVTGVIIVSRIFWGEATTLLLRLIDRREAQRERRVDWRQRFVTAWAGFRGAVSLAAALAVPATTLSGAPFPDRSLLIFVVIVVILVTVIVQGITLPAVVRWARMPEDVTFEQELQLARCRSSQAALEALPVVATELGASPKMLARLQKEFEEHAALIEENDDGTTNDLAKHSDLVRRIRLGVLDHKRRAITDLRNQRVIDDIVLRELQSEMDLEEVQLLDPADN, encoded by the coding sequence GTGTTTGGGCTCGAACTCATCGTTGCACTGGTGTCGGCCGTCATCGTCGGAACCGTGTTGGGCCGGCGGTATCGCGTGGGTCCGCCACTGCTGCTGATCGTGCTCGGTGCGCTGCTGGGTCTGGTCCCCGCCTTCGGGCACGTGCACATCAACGGCGAGATCGTGCTGCTGCTGTTCCTGCCGGCGATCCTGTACTGGGAAGGCCTCAACACCAGCATCCGGGAGATCCGCGCGAACCTGCGCATCATCATCTTGCTCAGCGTCCTGCTGGTGATCGCCACCGCCGTCGCGGTGTCCTGGACGGCGCGCGCGCTCGGCATGGAACCCCACGCCGCCGCCGTCCTCGACGCGGTGTTGTCCCCCACCGACGCCGCCGCCGTGGCCGGTCTGGCGAAACGATTGCCCCGCCGCTCGCTCACCGTGCTGCGGGCCGAGAGTCTGATCAACGACGGCACCGCGCTGGTGCTGTTCGTCGTGACCGTCCACGTCGCGATCGGCGGGGCCCAGATCACCCCGCCCGACCTGGTGCTGCGCTTCATCCTGTCCTACGGCGGCGGCATTCTGGCCGGCCTGCTGGTCGGCGGGCTGGCGACCCTGATCCGGAAGCGCATCGACGCGCCGCAGGAGGAAGGCGCCATCAGCCTGCTGACGCCGTTCGCGGCGTTCCTGATCGCCCAGGCGCTGGACTGCAGCGGTGTGGTCGCGGTCCTGACGTCGGCGTTGGTGCTGACGTACTCCGGGCCGCTGGTGATCCGGGCCCGTTCCCGGCTGTTGTCCTACGGCTTCTGGGACATGGCGACCTTCCTGATCAACGGCTCGCTGTGGGTGTTTGTCGGCGTCCAGATCCCGGGCGCGGTGCGCGGCACCGCCGGCGTCGACGGCGGGATTCGCCACGCCGTGTTCATCGCGCTGACCGTCACCGGCGTGATCATCGTGTCCCGGATCTTCTGGGGCGAGGCGACGACGCTGCTGCTACGTCTCATCGACCGGCGCGAGGCGCAGCGCGAACGCCGCGTCGACTGGCGTCAGCGCTTCGTCACCGCCTGGGCCGGATTCCGCGGAGCCGTGTCGCTCGCCGCGGCGCTCGCCGTCCCGGCGACCACGCTCAGCGGTGCGCCGTTCCCGGACCGCAGCCTGCTCATCTTCGTCGTGATCGTCGTCATTCTCGTGACCGTCATCGTCCAGGGCATCACGCTACCCGCGGTGGTTCGTTGGGCGCGCATGCCCGAGGACGTCACCTTCGAGCAAGAGCTGCAGCTGGCCCGCTGCCGGAGCAGCCAGGCCGCGCTCGAGGCGTTGCCCGTCGTCGCCACCGAGCTCGGTGCGAGCCCAAAGATGTTGGCCCGCCTGCAAAAAGAATTCGAAGAGCACGCCGCGCTGATCGAGGAGAACGACGACGGCACCACCAACGATCTCGCCAAACACAGCGATCTGGTGCGGCGGATCCGCCTGGGCGTGCTCGATCACAAGCGCCGGGCCATCACCGACCTGCGCAATCAGCGCGTGATCGACGACATCGTGCTGCGCGAGCTGCAATCCGAGATGGACCTCGAGGAAGTGCAACTGCTCGACCCCGCCGACAACTGA
- a CDS encoding AAA family ATPase, whose amino-acid sequence MLQTVAIRGYRSLREVILPLGRLSIITGENGTGKSSLYRALRLLADCGRGEVIGSLAREGGLQSVLWAGPEQLGGARRSRKTEGTVRTRPVSLELGFSADDFGYLVDLGLPQSAGKSVFARDPEIKREVIFAGPVLRPSATLVRRSRVFAEASTGSGFDELCRSLPSYRSVLAEYAHPQALPELAAVRERLRGWRFYDGFRVDAGAPARRPHVGTRTPVLADDGGDLAAAIQTILEAGFDDLSDAVAEAFDGATISVGIHDGMFDLQLRQPGMLRPLRAAELSDGTLRFLLWAAALLSPQPPSLMVLNEPETSLHPSLVRPLASLIRAAAAHTQVLVVTHSRSLLEFLDTVPVAEASADEAVEIELHKDYGETRITGQTLLTTPRWDWGSR is encoded by the coding sequence ATGTTGCAGACCGTTGCGATACGCGGGTATCGGTCGCTGCGCGAGGTGATCCTGCCGCTGGGCCGGCTGTCGATCATCACCGGGGAAAACGGCACCGGAAAGTCGTCGCTGTACCGCGCACTACGGTTGCTGGCGGATTGCGGACGTGGCGAGGTCATCGGCTCACTCGCCCGCGAAGGCGGTCTGCAATCGGTGCTGTGGGCCGGGCCCGAGCAGCTGGGCGGCGCTCGACGCTCCCGCAAAACCGAGGGGACGGTACGAACCCGGCCGGTATCGCTCGAATTAGGCTTCTCCGCAGACGATTTCGGTTATCTGGTGGACCTCGGCCTTCCGCAGTCGGCCGGGAAGTCGGTGTTCGCCCGCGATCCGGAGATCAAACGCGAGGTGATCTTCGCCGGGCCGGTGCTGCGGCCCAGCGCGACGCTGGTGCGCCGGTCACGCGTCTTCGCCGAGGCCTCGACGGGCTCGGGTTTCGACGAGCTGTGCCGGTCCCTGCCCTCGTATCGCAGCGTGCTGGCTGAATACGCCCACCCGCAGGCACTGCCCGAACTCGCGGCGGTGCGAGAACGGCTGCGCGGCTGGCGGTTCTACGACGGCTTCCGGGTCGACGCGGGCGCACCCGCCCGACGGCCCCACGTCGGCACCCGCACCCCGGTGCTCGCCGACGACGGTGGCGACCTGGCCGCCGCGATCCAAACCATCCTCGAGGCCGGATTCGACGACCTCAGCGACGCCGTCGCCGAGGCGTTCGACGGCGCCACCATCTCCGTCGGGATTCACGACGGTATGTTCGACCTGCAGCTGCGGCAGCCCGGCATGCTGCGTCCACTGCGTGCGGCCGAATTATCCGACGGTACATTACGTTTCCTGCTGTGGGCCGCCGCGCTGCTCAGCCCGCAGCCGCCCTCGCTGATGGTCCTCAACGAACCCGAGACCTCGCTGCACCCCAGCCTGGTGCGCCCACTGGCCTCGCTGATCCGGGCCGCGGCCGCGCACACCCAGGTCCTGGTCGTCACCCACTCCCGGTCGCTGCTGGAATTCCTCGACACCGTGCCAGTGGCCGAGGCCAGCGCCGACGAGGCCGTCGAAATCGAGCTGCACAAGGACTACGGCGAAACCCGCATCACCGGCCAGACGCTGCTGACGACCCCGCGCTGGGATTGGGGCAGTCGCTAA
- a CDS encoding TetR/AcrR family transcriptional regulator has protein sequence MTGLRERKKADTRRALSDAALSLAFERGLDNVTREDIAKLAGVSLRTFTNYFSGKYEALAYRHTERLRHSLDAFRQRPTDEPLWTSITHAALVPLQEDFADSGGDDDLVPSRQELVEVRKLLMNPQVRKALPQQLFDEWLDEIGERTGTDPERDLYPRLVVAVMRAIGDAAAEAYVRADPPVAITALIREGFAAVSVTLPEPSRKKAHRG, from the coding sequence GTGACGGGACTGCGCGAACGCAAGAAGGCCGACACCCGGCGCGCACTCAGCGATGCCGCGCTGAGTTTGGCCTTCGAGCGTGGACTCGACAACGTGACGCGGGAGGACATCGCCAAACTGGCCGGGGTTTCACTGCGCACCTTCACGAACTACTTCAGCGGCAAGTACGAGGCACTGGCCTACCGACACACCGAGCGGCTGCGCCACAGCCTCGACGCGTTCCGGCAGCGCCCGACGGACGAACCGCTGTGGACATCGATCACGCATGCCGCGCTTGTTCCGCTACAGGAAGACTTCGCCGATTCCGGTGGCGACGACGACCTGGTGCCCAGCCGCCAGGAACTCGTCGAGGTCCGCAAGTTGCTGATGAATCCCCAGGTGCGTAAGGCGTTGCCGCAACAGCTGTTTGACGAGTGGCTCGACGAGATTGGCGAGCGGACCGGCACCGATCCGGAGCGCGATCTTTATCCGCGCCTGGTCGTGGCGGTCATGCGCGCCATCGGCGACGCCGCGGCCGAGGCCTATGTGCGGGCCGATCCGCCGGTGGCGATCACCGCATTGATCCGTGAGGGTTTCGCCGCTGTGAGCGTGACGCTGCCCGAACCCTCGAGGAAGAAGGCACACCGTGGCTGA
- a CDS encoding FAD-dependent monooxygenase produces MADEHADVVIAGAGPNGLLLACELALGGVRPVVLDTLPGPSLEPKANGLVGQVVRLLDMRNLYRTCTGDEDPPRPASEGRFAAMMLNFLGVPDNPMYVLPIPQPRLVRLLEKRARDLGVDPRWGHRLAGIEAEPESVAATVSSPQREYTIAACYVVGADGGHSLVRKTMGIDFPGSTALTVSRIGHVHIPDQMRRADGGVNIPGFGRLPFGHTRLDRGGIIYAEFEPGRSLLGTIEFSPPVPEIPMTLTELRDSTRRVLGVDFAFEEPQGEGPHALRRINGQNTRIAERYRDGRVLLLGDAAHVHSPMGGPGLNLGLQDTMNLGWKLAAEVNGTAPDGLLDTYQSERYVVGERVMMHSRAQTALMAPGPEVTSLRTLLGELFTIPAVQLHMAALLAGSDVRYDVGDDHPLSGRLVPDLTLDDGRRVTELLHEARPVLLDLEGDVAVAARGWADRVDTVVARITDGPAAVMLIRPDGYVAWAADTFDESAEMALPAALRRWFGPPRAD; encoded by the coding sequence GTGGCTGACGAACACGCCGATGTCGTGATCGCGGGCGCCGGACCCAACGGGCTGCTGCTGGCTTGCGAGCTCGCGCTGGGCGGCGTCCGGCCCGTCGTGCTCGACACGTTACCCGGACCCAGCCTGGAGCCGAAGGCCAACGGGCTTGTCGGGCAGGTAGTCCGACTGTTGGACATGCGCAACCTGTATCGGACCTGTACCGGCGACGAAGATCCGCCCCGGCCGGCCTCCGAGGGACGATTCGCAGCCATGATGCTGAACTTTCTTGGCGTGCCGGACAACCCGATGTACGTGCTGCCCATCCCGCAACCGCGGCTGGTGCGCCTGCTGGAAAAACGGGCGCGCGACCTAGGGGTGGATCCACGCTGGGGCCACCGGCTCGCCGGCATCGAAGCCGAGCCGGAATCCGTTGCGGCGACGGTGTCGTCGCCGCAACGCGAATACACGATCGCGGCCTGCTACGTCGTCGGCGCCGACGGCGGCCACAGCCTGGTCCGCAAGACGATGGGCATCGACTTCCCGGGCAGCACGGCACTCACCGTCAGTCGGATCGGCCACGTGCACATCCCCGACCAGATGCGTCGCGCCGACGGCGGCGTCAACATTCCGGGTTTCGGCAGGCTGCCCTTCGGCCACACGCGGCTCGACCGCGGCGGGATCATCTACGCTGAATTCGAGCCTGGCCGTTCGTTGCTCGGCACCATCGAATTCAGCCCACCGGTCCCCGAAATCCCGATGACCCTGACCGAGCTGCGCGACAGCACCCGCCGCGTCCTCGGCGTGGACTTTGCGTTCGAAGAGCCTCAAGGCGAAGGGCCGCATGCCCTTCGCCGGATCAACGGGCAGAACACCCGGATCGCCGAGCGCTACCGCGACGGGCGGGTCCTGCTGCTCGGCGACGCCGCGCACGTGCACAGCCCGATGGGCGGCCCCGGCCTGAATCTGGGCCTGCAGGACACCATGAACCTCGGCTGGAAACTGGCAGCGGAGGTCAACGGCACCGCGCCTGACGGGTTGCTCGACACCTATCAGTCAGAGCGGTACGTCGTGGGCGAGCGCGTCATGATGCACTCGCGGGCGCAGACGGCGCTGATGGCGCCCGGGCCCGAAGTGACTTCGCTCCGAACACTTTTGGGTGAGCTCTTCACGATTCCCGCCGTGCAGCTGCACATGGCCGCTTTGCTGGCCGGCTCCGACGTTCGCTACGACGTCGGCGACGATCACCCGCTGTCGGGTCGGCTCGTCCCGGACCTGACACTCGACGACGGTCGTCGGGTCACCGAATTGCTGCACGAGGCGCGCCCGGTGCTACTCGATCTGGAAGGCGACGTTGCGGTAGCGGCGCGCGGCTGGGCTGATCGCGTCGACACCGTTGTGGCGCGCATCACTGACGGGCCCGCCGCGGTGATGCTGATCCGTCCCGACGGCTATGTCGCCTGGGCGGCAGACACATTCGACGAGTCGGCCGAAATGGCGCTGCCTGCCGCGCTGCGGCGCTGGTTCGGGCCGCCGCGGGCCGACTAA
- a CDS encoding glycosyltransferase: MRVVQVANFYGPRSGGLRTAVDRLGAEYCASGHEVFLIVPGPRPERTLLPTGVVRITMPAWLIPFTGGYRAVMPGPVKALLEVLQPDALEVSDRLTLRSLGKWGGEHGATTVMISHERLDRLAGQILPGRTARSLADFANSRTAAEYDAVVCTTGFAREEFDRIGATNVVTVPLGVDLKTFHPSRHSYLVRRRWATPQQLLLVHCGRLSVEKRVDRSVDALAALCDFGVDARLVVVGEGPMRTKLQRQAAGLPIDFTGFVSDRQTVAGLLASADVTLAPGPHETFGLAALESLACGTPAVVSRTSALTEIITPDSGASADNHPEAIARAVGTVISRPEFHRRICARRRAEAFTWQRAAAGMLATLVPTA; encoded by the coding sequence ATGCGCGTAGTACAGGTCGCCAACTTCTATGGCCCCCGCTCCGGTGGCCTGCGCACCGCGGTGGATCGACTGGGGGCGGAATACTGCGCCAGCGGCCACGAAGTGTTCCTGATCGTTCCCGGCCCCCGCCCCGAGCGCACCCTGCTGCCCACGGGTGTGGTGCGAATCACCATGCCCGCGTGGTTGATTCCCTTCACCGGTGGTTATCGCGCGGTGATGCCCGGTCCCGTCAAGGCGCTGCTGGAAGTGCTGCAACCCGACGCGCTGGAAGTTTCGGACCGGCTCACGCTGAGGTCGTTGGGCAAGTGGGGCGGCGAACACGGCGCCACCACCGTGATGATCTCGCACGAGCGCCTGGATCGTCTTGCCGGACAGATACTTCCCGGGCGTACCGCACGAAGCCTCGCAGATTTCGCCAACAGCCGCACCGCCGCCGAGTACGACGCCGTCGTGTGCACCACCGGGTTCGCCCGCGAAGAATTCGACCGCATCGGTGCGACGAACGTCGTGACGGTGCCGCTGGGCGTGGACCTCAAGACCTTCCACCCGAGCCGGCACTCGTATCTGGTGCGCCGCCGATGGGCCACGCCGCAACAGCTGCTGCTGGTGCACTGCGGCCGGTTGTCGGTGGAAAAACGCGTCGACCGCAGCGTCGACGCGTTGGCCGCGTTGTGCGACTTCGGCGTCGATGCCCGGTTGGTCGTGGTGGGCGAGGGCCCGATGCGGACCAAGCTGCAGCGGCAGGCCGCCGGGCTGCCGATCGACTTCACCGGCTTCGTCTCCGATCGGCAGACGGTCGCCGGGCTGCTCGCCTCGGCCGACGTCACGCTGGCGCCGGGGCCACACGAGACCTTCGGGCTGGCCGCGCTGGAATCGCTGGCCTGCGGCACACCGGCCGTTGTCTCGCGCACCTCGGCGCTCACCGAGATCATCACCCCCGATAGCGGGGCCTCGGCCGACAACCACCCCGAGGCCATCGCCCGGGCCGTCGGCACCGTGATCAGCCGGCCCGAATTTCACCGCCGGATCTGCGCGCGGCGCCGCGCCGAGGCGTTCACCTGGCAGCGCGCGGCCGCGGGCATGCTGGCGACGCTGGTACCGACGGCCTAG
- a CDS encoding sulfurtransferase: MEARDRVLITVTELAAVLDAGEPLSILDVRWRVDEPDGSPAYLQGHLPGAVYVSLDDELSDHTIAGRGRHPLPSGRSLEAAARRWGIRQESLVVVYDDWNRAGSARAWWVLTAAGLTNVRILDGGLAAWRSAGHRIETGPVEQQAGNVVVPQDDLYAGARPTLTAQQAGAGGVTLLDARAPERFRGDVEPLDPIAGHIPGAKNLPSTTVLAGDGTFLGDYTLAQLLSDHGIDPDGPIGAYCGSGVTAGVVIAALAAMDRDAALFPGSWSEWSSDASRDVARGPE; encoded by the coding sequence ATGGAAGCGCGCGACCGAGTGCTGATCACCGTCACGGAGCTGGCGGCCGTCCTCGATGCCGGCGAGCCGCTGAGCATCCTCGATGTGCGCTGGCGGGTCGACGAACCCGACGGAAGCCCGGCCTATCTGCAGGGCCACCTTCCGGGCGCGGTGTACGTGTCCCTCGACGACGAGCTCAGCGATCACACCATCGCCGGCCGCGGCCGCCACCCCCTGCCCTCGGGGCGCAGCCTGGAAGCCGCCGCGCGGCGGTGGGGGATTCGGCAGGAATCGTTGGTGGTGGTCTACGACGACTGGAATCGGGCCGGTTCGGCGCGCGCGTGGTGGGTGTTGACGGCCGCCGGGCTGACGAATGTGCGGATCCTGGACGGCGGCCTGGCCGCGTGGCGCTCGGCCGGACACCGCATCGAAACGGGTCCGGTCGAGCAGCAGGCCGGAAACGTGGTTGTGCCACAAGATGATTTGTATGCCGGTGCCCGTCCGACCCTGACGGCGCAACAAGCCGGCGCGGGCGGCGTGACATTGCTCGATGCCCGGGCACCCGAACGCTTCCGCGGCGACGTCGAACCGCTGGACCCTATCGCCGGCCATATCCCCGGCGCGAAGAACCTGCCGAGCACCACCGTGCTGGCCGGCGACGGCACCTTCCTGGGCGACTACACGCTAGCCCAACTGTTGTCCGATCACGGCATCGATCCCGACGGCCCCATCGGCGCCTACTGCGGCTCGGGAGTGACCGCCGGCGTCGTCATCGCCGCGCTTGCCGCCATGGATCGGGACGCCGCGCTGTTCCCGGGCTCGTGGTCGGAGTGGAGTTCGGACGCGAGCCGCGACGTCGCCCGCGGTCCCGAATAG
- a CDS encoding 5'-methylthioadenosine/S-adenosylhomocysteine nucleosidase family protein: MPALSLEERTLVLAAFPAEADAVLSHTILDPSPVVTVGRRHYYLGAIGAKKVIVAMTGIGMVNATDTTQAALARFAAVDAVVFSGVAGGGGHVRIADVAIPARWTPDSGKTFRPVDPGLLSAAEAVSVALASAGGRMVRLRHQPRVVTGGDGCSYDNHNGRAFPGIPNGGSVFGCQPRTAPNRSRRYTGNFFEAAWPWLRHGLVGNMSIALAGDPAFDATDNETAAAQAVADARGVPFLAVRGISDGVGDPLRLPGFPFQFFVYNRIAARNAARVTAAFLRSRA; encoded by the coding sequence GTGCCCGCCCTGAGCCTCGAAGAGCGCACGCTCGTCCTGGCCGCCTTCCCGGCGGAGGCCGACGCGGTGCTGTCCCACACCATCCTCGACCCCAGCCCCGTGGTGACCGTGGGTCGTCGGCACTACTACCTCGGCGCGATCGGAGCAAAGAAGGTCATCGTGGCGATGACCGGTATCGGCATGGTGAATGCGACCGACACCACGCAGGCCGCACTCGCCCGATTCGCCGCCGTCGATGCGGTGGTGTTTTCGGGTGTGGCCGGTGGCGGCGGTCACGTCCGCATCGCCGACGTCGCGATACCCGCGCGGTGGACCCCGGACAGCGGCAAGACATTTCGTCCGGTGGATCCCGGTCTGTTGTCGGCGGCCGAGGCGGTTTCCGTAGCGCTGGCAAGCGCGGGCGGCCGGATGGTCAGGTTGCGGCACCAGCCGCGGGTCGTGACCGGTGGCGACGGTTGCAGTTACGACAATCACAACGGCCGGGCTTTCCCCGGTATCCCGAACGGCGGCAGCGTGTTTGGCTGTCAGCCGCGCACGGCCCCCAACCGCTCGCGTCGATACACGGGCAATTTCTTTGAGGCCGCGTGGCCGTGGCTGAGACACGGGCTTGTCGGCAACATGAGCATCGCGCTGGCTGGTGATCCGGCCTTCGATGCCACCGACAACGAGACCGCCGCGGCGCAGGCCGTCGCCGATGCGCGTGGCGTCCCGTTCCTGGCTGTCCGCGGCATCTCCGACGGGGTCGGCGATCCCCTTCGCCTGCCAGGCTTTCCGTTTCAGTTCTTCGTCTACAACCGGATCGCGGCCCGCAACGCCGCGCGGGTGACGGCGGCGTTCTTGCGGAGCCGGGCCTGA
- a CDS encoding alpha/beta hydrolase — MLEVIDTAPAHESGKAPLLFVHGAWHGAWCWDEHFLDYFAAKGYRSVALSLRGHGNSPAPNSKRFCSIADFVADVSAVAQGLPEPPVVIGHSMGGFVVQKYLETHAAPAAVLLAPAPAGGIAGFLLRRLKRHPWYTGTELARGRSLRGVGGTLDLARETFFSESATEEDVRRYTALLGEEYAVKIVIDMLWPNLPKPDRVTTPLLVLGADKDVCFTKREVRSTAAAFGAEAEFFPAMSHDMMLDPGWRPVADRIDSWLENRSAAG, encoded by the coding sequence ATGCTCGAAGTAATCGACACAGCGCCGGCGCACGAGTCCGGTAAAGCACCACTGCTGTTCGTGCACGGCGCCTGGCACGGGGCGTGGTGCTGGGACGAGCATTTCCTCGACTACTTCGCCGCAAAGGGTTACCGGTCGGTGGCGCTGAGCCTACGCGGCCACGGAAACAGCCCGGCGCCAAACTCCAAGCGGTTCTGCTCGATAGCGGACTTCGTCGCCGACGTCTCGGCCGTCGCGCAGGGACTGCCGGAGCCACCGGTCGTCATCGGCCATTCCATGGGCGGCTTCGTGGTGCAGAAGTATCTGGAAACGCACGCGGCCCCCGCCGCCGTGCTGCTGGCTCCCGCGCCGGCGGGCGGCATCGCCGGATTCCTGCTGCGCAGGCTCAAACGGCACCCGTGGTACACCGGCACCGAACTGGCCCGGGGCAGATCGTTGCGCGGTGTGGGCGGCACACTAGACCTGGCCCGCGAGACCTTCTTCTCGGAGTCGGCGACCGAGGAGGATGTGCGGCGCTACACCGCCCTGCTGGGCGAGGAATACGCGGTGAAGATCGTGATCGACATGCTGTGGCCGAACCTGCCCAAGCCCGACCGTGTCACCACCCCGTTGCTGGTATTGGGGGCCGACAAGGATGTCTGCTTCACCAAGCGGGAAGTCCGTTCGACCGCGGCGGCATTCGGGGCCGAGGCCGAATTCTTTCCCGCCATGAGCCACGACATGATGCTGGATCCGGGGTGGCGACCGGTAGCCGACCGCATTGACTCCTGGCTCGAAAACCGCTCGGCCGCAGGGTGA